ACCACGGACTCCGCAAGCCCCGCGGGGCGGCCGAGCACCTTCCGGGCAACCTCGTCGACGAGTCTGGAGCCGATACGGTCGGAACTGAGGCCGCGCCTGATCGCTTCCCGAACGACCGCCCCCACCACATGATGGGCCTGCCTGAACGGCATGCCGCCGTGACGCACGCAGGCATCCGCGAGGTCCGTGGCGGTGCAGAAGTTCTGCCGGGCTCGTTCAAGCATCAGCGATGCGCGTGGGAGTACTGTGGAAAGGCTGAGGCGCAGCAGGACCGTACAGGTCTCGGCGACGTTGGTGGCGCGCCAGAGGGCGTCGGCGCATTCGTGGTTGGCATCGATGACGTTCGTGAAGTGCGTGTTTTTGACCGATGACGCCGCCCAGGCAAATCCGGCGACGAGGGCTGAGGCCTTGCCCTTAAGGTGCTCCAGGACGACCGGGTTCTTTTTTTGGGGCATGATGCTCGAGGTGCCCGCGACGCGGTCGGGAAAGTCAATGAGGCCGAGTTCGGGAGTGAACCACACATGGAAATCCTGCGCGAGGCGACTGCACGTCAGGCCGAACACAGCCCAGGCCGCCAGCAGCTGGAGGGCGAAATCTCGGGAGGCCACCGCGTCTTGTGTGTGCTCCACCAACCCATCGAATCCCAAGAGGCGGCATGTATAGGCTCGATCGATCGGAAAGGTCGTCCCAGTCATGGCCGCGGCGCCCAGGGGGCACCGGTTCGTCACAGGGTAGCCGCCGGTGACGCGATCGGTGTCGCGTTCCAGTGCCGCCGCCACGCCAAGGAGGTAATGGCCGAAGGTGGTCGGCTGCGCGGGCTGGAGATGTGTGTAACCCGACATTACGACGTCCGCACATCGTTTCGCCTGCGCCAAGGCGGCGCGTCTCGCCTCGAATAACGAAGCCAGAAACTTGAGGACGAGGTCACGCGTGCGCAACCGAGCGAGCGTGGCGTTGAGATCGTTGCGGCTTCGGCCGGTGTGCATCTGTCCGCCGATCTCCGGGCCCGCGAGCGCGATGACGGCGCGCTCATAGTTGAAGTAGATATCCTCCAGTGAACGATCGAGCGCAACGGACTCGGGCCCTCGGCGCTCCAATGCGAGGATGGCGCGCAGGAGCTTGCGGGCTGCCGGCTTAGTGATGACCGCCTGTCTCGCAAGCATCAGGACGTGGGCTTTGTTGACCGCCGTCATATATGGGAACATGGGCGCGAAGTCGGCGTTGATCTCCGGGGCATAGAGGCAGTCGACGATCTCTTGGGCGGGACCTTCTGCCAGACGTTCTGTGACGCGTGACTTCACACGAACACCTCCGGTCGTTACCTCGTCCCTACCCCTGCTGTTCCTTGGCGGGGGCGGTCTGCGCGCCGAGCAACCTCGTAAGGCCATTGTGCCAATTCGTGGCCACTGCGCCGACGGCGGCGTCGATGTCGCCCTTCTGCAGCGCGCGAATGATGGCCAGGTGCTCTTCCACGGAGCGGTCGGCGAGGGCGCACCGGTCAAAGTAGGCGATCTCAATGCGCCGCAACTTGACCCTCAGCTGATCGAGGATCGCCGTGAGCTCAGGATTCCCCGCGGGACGTACGAGGGCGAAATGAAAATCGCGATCGGCTTCCGTGGCCTTGGCCGCGTTCCGAGTCTTCAGCGTCCGGGCCAACTGCTGGTTGGCGTCGGTCAGCTTCGTCAGGTCGATCTCGGATGCCCGCGGGCCGGCTGAGCGTAGCGCAAACGCCTCGAGGGTGCTCACGATCGGGTAGATACGCATTGCATCGTCGAGGTTGAGCGGGGAGACGCGGGTCCACCTATTCGGGGCCGTCTGCACGAGGCCGTCTTCCTCGAGACGTTGAAAGGCTTCCCGGACAGGCATTCGGCTCACGCCAAACCGGGCCGCGAGGTCCACGTCCCGTACTTTCTCATCCGGCTTGAGCGTGCCATCGACGATCCAGGTCCGGAGGGTTGTATAGAGCTGCTCCTTTACGAATTTCCGTTCGATACGGCCGACGGTCTTCGGTACAGGCATGCGGTCGTTTCCCCCTTGAAAAGTGCCGAGACAACTGATATGTTACATATTACTATCCCAATTATCAAGGGGACCTCGCGGAGGGATCCCATGCGCGTCGCGTCCGGGGACCAGGAATCAATCGTGTATATCGACGGGGAGTATCTCCCCGAGAACCAGGCCAAGATCTCGGTCTTCGACCATGTCGTGCTGTACGGCGACGGCGTCTACGACACGTGTTGCGCCTGGGGTGGCAAAGTCTTCAAGCTGGACGCCCACCTGGACCGGTTGTTCGAGTCGGCCCGCGCGGTGAAGTTAGACGTTCCCGTTGAGAAGTCCACACTCAGACGCGTGGTGCTGGAGACGGTCAAGAGGAATCACCTCGAGGAGGCGTACGTCAAAATCATCGTCACCCGCGGGGTGGGGAAGCTCCCGTTGCTCAGCCCGTACCATTGCGTGCCGACCGTGATCGTGTTCGCGAAACCGTACATGCGTCTCGCCGATGGTGATGACGAGAAGAGTATCCGGGTGAAAATCGCCTCGCTGAGACGCATCCCGGATGAAAGCCTCTATGCGAAGGTGAAGTCCTCGAACTATCAAAACCACGTCCTCGCCAGGATGGAAGCCAATGAGGCCGGGTATGATGACGCGATTGAGCTGACGATTGGCGGGTACGTGGCGGAAGCCCCCGGATACAACGTGTTTGTCATCAAGCACGGCGCCCTTCTTACCCCGAGGGACAACATCCTTGTGGGGATTACCCGACAGACCGTTCTTGAGTTGGCATCGCGCCACGGCATCGTCAGCCACGAATGCGCCCTCACGCCCTTTGACCTGTTCAATGCCGACGAGATTTTCTTCAGCAGCACGGCGGGGGGCATTTTCCCCGTGGGGGAGGTCGACGGGCGGCGGATCGGCGATGGTGCGCCCGGGCCTGTCACGAGGCGGGTGCGGTCGCTCTACCATGAGCTGCTTGAAAGCGGTGAGGCGAGTATACCCGTGTATTGATCCGGCAACGCGGAAGCACTGACGTCTGGCCTGGGGGCGTGCGATGGGCACAGGTTCCAACTGGTCCGGGGTTATGCGGGTGATGCTCGCGGGGTCGCTCGCGGTGATCGTGGTGGCCCTGACTCTGCCCGCGGCATGGAGCGACGACCCGCTTAGCCGACTCAAGGCGGCCGGGGTGCTCCGCGTAGCCAACACGCAGGCGTCACCTCCGTGGAGTCTCCTCGACGAGCGTAACCAGCCCGCCGGATACGACATCGACGTGGCCCTCGATCTCGCGAGGCGCCTCGGGATCCCTAAGGTGTCGTTCATCCAATCCACCTTTGCCGACTTCATTCCCGGCGTGCAATCGGATCGGTACGATATCGTCATCTCCGGCCAAACCATTACCGACGAACGGCTGAAGCAGGTCGACTTCTCGGTCCCCTACGAGGTCAACGGCGTCGCCATCTTCGTCGGGTCATCGAACCAGTCGCTCAAAACCCTGGCCGACCTCTCGGGCAGGCGGATCGGCGTCACCGCTGGCGGCACGCAGGAGACGTTTGCGCGGGAGAGCATCCCCCGAGCCGATGTGCGCACCTATTCGAACGCGATCCTGGCGCTCACCGATCTGCACGTCGGCCGGATCGACGCGGCCCTCTACTCGAAGTTCACAGGCGCCTTCCTCGCGGAGCGCCACGGCCTCAAGGTGCGGCCGCTGCCGACCCTCTTGAATTATGAAGTCAACGGCATGTCCTTCAAGAAGGGACAGGCCGATCTCAAGGCGGCGGTCGACAACGCGGTCGTGGCGATGATCGCCGACGGTACGCTGACCAAGATCTCGAAGAAGTGGCTGGGCGGACTCGACATGGCGGCAGACCTGACCGCCCGGGGCCTCGTCAAGGTGAAGTAGGCGCCGGGAGCATAGCGATGGATCTGGTCGGGCGCGCGCTCCCGCTCCTCTTACGCGGCCTCGCCGTGACCGTGGGGCTGGGCATATCGGCCTTCGTCATCGGCTGTGGTCTCGGCCTCGCCATCGCCCTGGCGCGGTTTTCCGGGGGGCGCCTGTTGCGCTTTGCGGCGGGCGCCTATGTGTCGGTCTTTCGCGGCACCCCGTTACTGGTGCAAATTCTCCTCATCTACTTTGCCCTGCCGCAGGTGGGCGTGCGCCTCGAGCCCATTCCGTCGGCGTTGCTCGCCTTGTCGCTGAACGCGTCCGCGTACCTCGGGGAGAACTTCCGCTCGGGCCTGGTCGCGGTGGACAAAGGACAGTGGGAGGCCGCGCTCTCGCTCGGTATGGCGTCCGCCCGCATCCTAAGACGGATCATCCTGCCGCAGGCGATCCGCGTGGCGCTGCCGCCGATCGGGAGCCGGTTCATCGCCCTGATGAAGGACACGTCGCTCGCGTCCGTCGTCACGGTCGTCGAGCTCACGCGGGTGGCGGAAAACGTCGGGTCGGCGACGTTCCGGTACATGGAGATGTTTGTCATCGTGGGCGTGATGTACTGGATCGTGAACACGCTGCTGCAACTCGTGCAGGAAGGCCTCGAGCGACGGATGCAACGGGCGTATTGACCATGGGGACGCTCGAGTGCCAGATCCGGACCGAGGGATTGCGCAAGCGGTTCGGGCCGCTCGAGGTGCTCAAGGGCGTCGACATCAGCGTGACCCGCGGCGATGTCGTCGTGATCATGGGGCCGTCCGGGTCGGGGAAGACCACGCTGCTTCGGTGCATGAACCTGCTCGAGGAGCCCGACGCCGGCCGCGTCACCGTCTGCGGCCTGGAGGTCCCGGGACGATCGGTGTTGCGGGGACGCGAACGCGCGCGCCGGATCCGGGAGATCCGCATCCGGGTCGGCATGGTGTTCCAGCAGTTCAACCTCTTTCCCCATATGACGGTGTTGCAAAATATTGTCGAGGCGCCGCTCTCGGTGCAGGGCGTGCCGCACCGCGAGGCCCGCGTCCTCGGGGAGGCCCTACTGGACCGTGTGGGGCTCGCGGACAAGCGGGACGAATACCCGTCGCGACTCTCCGGAGGCCAGAAGCAACGCGTTGCCATCGCGCGGGCGCTGGCGATGAAGCCGGAGGTCGTGCTGTTCGACGAGCCGACGTCCGCTCTCGATCCGGAGCTGCACGAGGAGGTCCTGCAGACTATGCGCGAGCTGGCCCGCGACGGCATGACCATGGCGGTCGTGACGCATGAGGTGGGCTTCGCGCGAGAGGCGGCCGACCGCGTCTTCTTCATGGACGATGGGGTCATTGTTGAGGAGGGGGACGCGGCGCAGTTCTTCGCCCACCCGCAGCACCCCCGCGCCCGGGCGTTCTTGCGCAGCGTCGTCCACAACGTGTAAGTTGAGGCGCTGAACTTTTTCCCGCTGCGACATCGCGGCGACCACCCTTCTCCGCTTCAAATCCTTGTTAGGTGCCGCTCAGCGGTCTTCAGCAGCACCGCGTTGGTCGCGACGATGATCGAGGAGGCCGACATCAGGAGCGCCGACCACTCCGGGCGCAGCATGATGCCGAAGCGTGGGTACAGGATCCCCGCGGCGACTGGGATGGCGAGGACGTTGTAGCACGATGCCATCCGCCCTACCCCGCCGACGCCCCAATGGTTGGGAAGCTCAAGAAGCTTGGCATTGAGCCAGACCAGGACTTCGACATCTATAAGATCGATCCGGCTGTTGCGAAGGGACTGAACCGCGTGCCGCAGAAGGTCTGGGACATTTTCCAGTCAGCCCCACAGCAGACGAACGCGCAGCAGACGAACGGGTGGCTTCTGTTTCTCAGGCTGGGGAGGTACGGTACCGACTACAATACCCGTGCCCTCATCGCCTGGCTCGGGCTCGGCGCGGCGACATTGGACGACGTGATTTATCCCACCGCGTTTGTGGATGGTGGCGGAAGGCTGCTGGATGGTGCCCCGCACCTACGTGATGCATTTTGAGAAGGGCGCGATATTCCCCTCGCACAGCGGGGTCTGGTCCATTTCGCCGTATCGAGAGAACTTTTAGGTGCGCAACTCCATCGATCGCTACGCGATCGCCCTTGGGATGCCTCTGAGGTACAATGCGGACGGCTCGCTGGAGGTGTATATTTAGGCCAAATCCCCTAGCGCGGGTAAAGAAGCAAACTGGCTGCCGTCTCCCCCGAGCGGCCCCTTCAATCTGAGCATCCGTGTCTACCAGCCGGAACAAGTGATGCTCGACGGGCGTACGAAGGACGGGCTTGTGGTTGAGTTTGGAACGTACAAGATTCCCCCGATCCGGCAAGTGCCATAAGCGGCGCGCACAGTTCGAATCGCGGTGAAACCATTGCTGGCGCTGGCCGCGGGGACTGAGGTGGTCACCGGCCTGGCCTTGATCGTCGCCCCCTCCGTCGTCGCGCGACTGCTCTTCGGCGGGGACCTTTCCGGTCCGGGCCAGGCGCTGGGGACGCTCGCAGGCTTCGGACTGCTCGCGCTGGCATTGGCCTGCTGGCCGGCGCGTGATGCTGCCGGCTCCGCGGCCCCCGCGCTTCGGGGCATGCTGCTGTTCAGCTTGCTCGCGGCGCTCTATCTCGCCTATCGGGGTGTCGTTGGCGGAGCGGTCGGGCTCCTGTTGTGGCCGGCGGCCGCGTTCCATGCGGTGCTGGCGCTGCTCCTCGCTCGCGTTTGGCTGAGAACACAAGGCGCGTTGAGGCCAGACGAGGCTTGAGAAGCCAAAATGTCATAGCTTACTCTGTAGGCGAGAGGCAGCTCAAGCCGGGCGTGGGCCAGGAGGTCAACTGCCTGCCCACACCCGCAATGGGCCGTTCAAAATGGACGATATTCGCGGCGCATCGCGATGATGAAGCGCAGCCAAAGATCGGTTCTCACCCCGTTGCGCCACTACCGGCTACCTCGATCGTCAAGGAGGAGGTGCTCCGGCTCCTCGAGGCTGGCAAGCGGCATGGTCCCCGCGCTCACGCCATGGTGCTCTTGGCGATCCGGCACGGCCTGCGGGTGTCGGAGGTCACGGGCCTGCGGGTCAAGCACGTCAACGTGAAGGAGGGCTGGATCCGCGTCGAGCGGCTGAAGGGCAGTCTCACCACGGTGCAGACGCTCGAGCGCCACCCCGGCCAGCCGCTGCTAGACGAGGTGCGCGTGCTCAGCCGGTGGCTGCGGGAACGGCGGGACGACGGCAGCGGCGTCCTGTTCGTCTCCTCGCACGGCGGCCAGATGAACCGCTCGACCTTCGCCCGACTCTGGCGGCGCCTGGCCGCGGCGGCCGGCCTGCCGCCGGTCGAGTGGCATCCGCACGTCGCCAAACACCCGACCGGAACGCTGCTCGCCCGCTCGGGCGCGAGCGCGTTCCTAATCCGGCAGTACCTCGGCCACCACAGGCTCCTTTAGGGTAATCCGTTGGGGCCTGAGACTGACCGGGGGCCGTTGCCCTGATCCAACGCCGTCCTCTGTTGCGAAACCAAATCCTTGTGAGATGGCCAAGACATCCCCGCTCCATGCCGGGACGCCCCGCACGCGCCACGACGTTGTGCGGAGACGCGCCCGGCGTCCCCAAGGGGCAATTGCCGGGGCCCCCCCTTTCTCGACGCTCTTGGTGTTGCGCCACCAGTTTCCTGATCGTCCGCTTCACGCGCCTTTCACCCCCACCGTTCCATCCGTGTTCTGCTGGCGTCCAGTTTCTCGTGGAGTGCGACCAAGTGAACCTCGCCCCCAAGCCGGCGACGGTGGAAGGGCTCATGGCGCTCCCGGTTCCGGACGAGTTCGGCCGCGACGCCGAGCGGCTCGAGCCGGAGTTCCAGGTGTACACCGTCGCGGCGACGCTCGTGGAGTTCAAGGAGGAGGCCAACAACGACATCCATCTGGTGATGCCTGTTTCCGCCGCGTCGCAGGCACAGAAAGCCGCCGACTTTATCCAAGGCAAAACCGCCGCGCTTCAGTGTTGTTTCTGGGTCAGTGGAGGCGAATCCATCGGGCTACCGACGGAACGCGGCCGCCATCGACGAGGAAGAGTAGGTACCAGCCCGGAGGGGCGTACGTGCCGTCAGGCGGGGCCTTCGCGTCGATCGACGTCGCGCTAACCGCGGAGATAGCGCAGCCGACGAAGCGCTGTGACTGGTTGAAGCCGTGAGTGACGGCGCCTGGCCGCAGCAATACAACCTCGGCGATAGACGCTGCGTTCGGAGTGTCGACATTGAACGTAGCGCCATACCCTATGGTGGCCGGGGCCCCGACGATCGATGGCCGCGGTTTGAAGAAGTAGCCGGGGAAGTAGCGCTCAAGGGGTCTCTCGACCGTCGCCCCCTCCGGTTCGCCACCCCCCATGAGCACGCTGCCGTCGGGTAGCAGGATCGCGGAGGAGTGGTAGCCGCGCGCGTACTTCATGGTGGGGCCGAGCGTCCATCCAGCGGCCAGGTTCTCCGGATCGAGAATCTCCGATGGGCCCACGGTCCCGAAGCTCGTGCCGGGGACGCCGCCCGCGACGAACACTCGCCCGTCGGGCAGGATCACCGAGTTGACCTGCTCGGGCCGCGGCACGTTGAGGTCCTTCGGCACCACCGTCCAGGCGGGCGTCGCGACCGAGAGGTCGATCACCTCGGCGGTACCTTGTGCGTCGGGTGTGTTGCCGCCCACCATCAGGACGCGCGGGGCGTACGCCGGCGGGCGCAGCGGCAGCAGCACCGACGTCCCGCTCTGGGCGAAGATACTGCGGTTGCCCTTCTGGCTGTTCCAGCGCTTGGCCGGATCGTCGATAGGCGCGGCCCAATTGTAGCGGCGCGAGACGCTCGGTCCAGCTCCGGGCGGGGTGCCCGGCACCACGTGGTCGGCATTGCCGGCGGAGAAGAGGTCGCCGCCTGGCAACAGATAGGTCCAGGGGTAGTAGAGGTAATCGAAGGACGCTGGGATGTCGATTGGCGGCTTCTGCCATTTTTGCGTCACCGGGTCGTACACCTCGATGCGGTATCCATGCCCCGGGCTGAGCGGCGTGCCAAAGAGTGTGAGGATCTTCCCGTCGCCAAGCGTGAGGCTGGTCGAGTAGAAACGGCCATCTTCCGTCGGGTCGGTGATCTTCCATTCGTTCGTCGCGCCGTGGAAGAGGAACGACTGGCGGTGCGCGACCGTGCCGCTGGGGTCGGACTCGCCACCGTGCGCGAGCAAGGTGCCTTCGTCAGTGTCGAGATAGGCGTGTCCGGCGGAGTGGAGGTTCGAGAACAGCGTGTCGCGCGGCGTTTGGGAGTCGGCGGGCTGCTTGGCCGGATCGCTGTAAACGCCGGTGGCGCTGTCCCAGAGCTGCGTCTCCTGGTACCAATAGCCCCAGAAAAGCACCTTGTCGGTCTTCGGCACCAGCGTGGAGTGCATCAGCGTGGAGTGCAGCTTGGGCGGTGTCCCATCAGGAACCTCCGTCCACTTACCGTTGTCCAGGGTGTGACAACGCTCCAGGTCGATCGGCGCACAGTCGTTGCCGCCTGGATCGACTGGAAGCCCGGTCGCGTTGCGCAGGATGTCGGCCTGGGCGTCGGTGAGCCACACCGTCTGGCGGGAGCGCACTAGGCCGGCTAGTCCTTGCATCATGTGCATCTCAACATGGCAGTGGACGAGGAAGTCGGCGCGCAGATGATAGGCCTTGGCGTGCTTCGGCCGGGACTCAGGTGGCTGCGTCTTCTCGATCTCGGGCGGCAACAGAAGAACGGGCGGCGCGGTGGTCTCTGCGACGAACGACTCGGCGGGGCTCAGGCTGCGCACGTCGATCGTCTCTCCGCCGAACTGCCAGCGCTGCGCGTGCGGATGGAAGTTGTGCCAGATGGTGCCAAGGTCGAGGTCGAACACGTACCAGCGGATCTTCTGGCCTGTCACCGCCTCGATGGTGGGTGTATTGCCGACGAAGGAACGACCATTCAGGCAGAAGCTCGGGATGCCGGCGCCATCTTCAGTGACGCTGTGGGTTTCCATGCTGGCGTGGACCCATTGGACGGTGCCGCCTGGGCGCACCGTCGCGGTGTTGGTGTTGGTGGCGGGGTTGACGAACTTCATGGGGGGTCCGACGAGGTTAAAGCTGGCCGTGTCGGCGCCGCCGACGGCGACAGTAACCGTGCCTGTCATCACTGCGTGGAAGTTGCAGTGGAAGTTAAATGTGGCGGGCGCGCCGAACGTCACAACGAAGGGCGGGTCGCCTGGGTTGAACGGGTTCTTGTTGAATGCCGGCTGCCCGCTAAGGCCGGCCATGAGGTGGAAGAACAGCGGCACATGTAGCATCGGGTGGTGCTCCATGGGGGCGTGGCGCACATGTGGGAACTCCGCCCATTCCTTGAGGTGCTCGGCGAGCGCGGTGATCTGCTGTGCAGGCGGCAGCTTCCCCCGCTTTTCGTGGAGCTCGAGGAATTCTTCGAGCTCCGGAAACAGCGCCATTTCAGGCGGCTTATGGTGCTTGCGCGGGAGAACGACGATCCCTCCGAACAGCCCGCGGTTTATGAAGTCGCCGATAGTCTTGTAGTGGTCATGGAAAGGCCATGCGCCGACCATGTCGTCGGTTATGTCATACGTGTAGGTCCAGGTCTGGCCGGGACAGATTTCGTCGGAGCGGCGCCCGTCGCTGCTTTGAACCCCGAGCGGCCACGCGCCGTCGCCATCGATTCCGTACCGGAGGCCATGGAGATGGAAGCTGTGCGGCTCGGCGGCGCCGTTTAGCACGTGAATGTGTAAGCGTTCCCCCGGGTGCGCGTAGATCACC
This genomic stretch from bacterium harbors:
- the argH gene encoding argininosuccinate lyase, whose product is MKSRVTERLAEGPAQEIVDCLYAPEINADFAPMFPYMTAVNKAHVLMLARQAVITKPAARKLLRAILALERRGPESVALDRSLEDIYFNYERAVIALAGPEIGGQMHTGRSRNDLNATLARLRTRDLVLKFLASLFEARRAALAQAKRCADVVMSGYTHLQPAQPTTFGHYLLGVAAALERDTDRVTGGYPVTNRCPLGAAAMTGTTFPIDRAYTCRLLGFDGLVEHTQDAVASRDFALQLLAAWAVFGLTCSRLAQDFHVWFTPELGLIDFPDRVAGTSSIMPQKKNPVVLEHLKGKASALVAGFAWAASSVKNTHFTNVIDANHECADALWRATNVAETCTVLLRLSLSTVLPRASLMLERARQNFCTATDLADACVRHGGMPFRQAHHVVGAVVREAIRRGLSSDRIGSRLVDEVARKVLGRPAGLAESVVKQALDPVRSVRARNTIGGPGPRQVRRMAREGERRLASEERAHAARKAKLARARRGLDEAVKALLGA
- a CDS encoding GntR family transcriptional regulator — protein: MPVPKTVGRIERKFVKEQLYTTLRTWIVDGTLKPDEKVRDVDLAARFGVSRMPVREAFQRLEEDGLVQTAPNRWTRVSPLNLDDAMRIYPIVSTLEAFALRSAGPRASEIDLTKLTDANQQLARTLKTRNAAKATEADRDFHFALVRPAGNPELTAILDQLRVKLRRIEIAYFDRCALADRSVEEHLAIIRALQKGDIDAAVGAVATNWHNGLTRLLGAQTAPAKEQQG
- the ilvE gene encoding branched-chain-amino-acid transaminase, yielding MRVASGDQESIVYIDGEYLPENQAKISVFDHVVLYGDGVYDTCCAWGGKVFKLDAHLDRLFESARAVKLDVPVEKSTLRRVVLETVKRNHLEEAYVKIIVTRGVGKLPLLSPYHCVPTVIVFAKPYMRLADGDDEKSIRVKIASLRRIPDESLYAKVKSSNYQNHVLARMEANEAGYDDAIELTIGGYVAEAPGYNVFVIKHGALLTPRDNILVGITRQTVLELASRHGIVSHECALTPFDLFNADEIFFSSTAGGIFPVGEVDGRRIGDGAPGPVTRRVRSLYHELLESGEASIPVY
- a CDS encoding transporter substrate-binding domain-containing protein, producing the protein MGTGSNWSGVMRVMLAGSLAVIVVALTLPAAWSDDPLSRLKAAGVLRVANTQASPPWSLLDERNQPAGYDIDVALDLARRLGIPKVSFIQSTFADFIPGVQSDRYDIVISGQTITDERLKQVDFSVPYEVNGVAIFVGSSNQSLKTLADLSGRRIGVTAGGTQETFARESIPRADVRTYSNAILALTDLHVGRIDAALYSKFTGAFLAERHGLKVRPLPTLLNYEVNGMSFKKGQADLKAAVDNAVVAMIADGTLTKISKKWLGGLDMAADLTARGLVKVK
- a CDS encoding amino acid ABC transporter permease, whose protein sequence is MDLVGRALPLLLRGLAVTVGLGISAFVIGCGLGLAIALARFSGGRLLRFAAGAYVSVFRGTPLLVQILLIYFALPQVGVRLEPIPSALLALSLNASAYLGENFRSGLVAVDKGQWEAALSLGMASARILRRIILPQAIRVALPPIGSRFIALMKDTSLASVVTVVELTRVAENVGSATFRYMEMFVIVGVMYWIVNTLLQLVQEGLERRMQRAY
- a CDS encoding amino acid ABC transporter ATP-binding protein, translated to MGTLECQIRTEGLRKRFGPLEVLKGVDISVTRGDVVVIMGPSGSGKTTLLRCMNLLEEPDAGRVTVCGLEVPGRSVLRGRERARRIREIRIRVGMVFQQFNLFPHMTVLQNIVEAPLSVQGVPHREARVLGEALLDRVGLADKRDEYPSRLSGGQKQRVAIARALAMKPEVVLFDEPTSALDPELHEEVLQTMRELARDGMTMAVVTHEVGFAREAADRVFFMDDGVIVEEGDAAQFFAHPQHPRARAFLRSVVHNV
- a CDS encoding tyrosine-type recombinase/integrase; amino-acid sequence: MLRLLEAGKRHGPRAHAMVLLAIRHGLRVSEVTGLRVKHVNVKEGWIRVERLKGSLTTVQTLERHPGQPLLDEVRVLSRWLRERRDDGSGVLFVSSHGGQMNRSTFARLWRRLAAAAGLPPVEWHPHVAKHPTGTLLARSGASAFLIRQYLGHHRLL
- a CDS encoding galactose oxidase-like domain-containing protein; the encoded protein is MDVYLKIESIANYNPVNPQPKPMQVYRRDCMRGMGHEDGNIPPSEILARGLTALVYREYLDSAYTIPKPDKLVLADINEPVYYARVPGTVIYAHPGERLHIHVLNGAAEPHSFHLHGLRYGIDGDGAWPLGVQSSDGRRSDEICPGQTWTYTYDITDDMVGAWPFHDHYKTIGDFINRGLFGGIVVLPRKHHKPPEMALFPELEEFLELHEKRGKLPPAQQITALAEHLKEWAEFPHVRHAPMEHHPMLHVPLFFHLMAGLSGQPAFNKNPFNPGDPPFVVTFGAPATFNFHCNFHAVMTGTVTVAVGGADTASFNLVGPPMKFVNPATNTNTATVRPGGTVQWVHASMETHSVTEDGAGIPSFCLNGRSFVGNTPTIEAVTGQKIRWYVFDLDLGTIWHNFHPHAQRWQFGGETIDVRSLSPAESFVAETTAPPVLLLPPEIEKTQPPESRPKHAKAYHLRADFLVHCHVEMHMMQGLAGLVRSRQTVWLTDAQADILRNATGLPVDPGGNDCAPIDLERCHTLDNGKWTEVPDGTPPKLHSTLMHSTLVPKTDKVLFWGYWYQETQLWDSATGVYSDPAKQPADSQTPRDTLFSNLHSAGHAYLDTDEGTLLAHGGESDPSGTVAHRQSFLFHGATNEWKITDPTEDGRFYSTSLTLGDGKILTLFGTPLSPGHGYRIEVYDPVTQKWQKPPIDIPASFDYLYYPWTYLLPGGDLFSAGNADHVVPGTPPGAGPSVSRRYNWAAPIDDPAKRWNSQKGNRSIFAQSGTSVLLPLRPPAYAPRVLMVGGNTPDAQGTAEVIDLSVATPAWTVVPKDLNVPRPEQVNSVILPDGRVFVAGGVPGTSFGTVGPSEILDPENLAAGWTLGPTMKYARGYHSSAILLPDGSVLMGGGEPEGATVERPLERYFPGYFFKPRPSIVGAPATIGYGATFNVDTPNAASIAEVVLLRPGAVTHGFNQSQRFVGCAISAVSATSIDAKAPPDGTYAPPGWYLLFLVDGGRVPSVARWIRLH